A single region of the bacterium genome encodes:
- a CDS encoding ABC transporter permease, protein MIQGFAVSAIWLREFKRYFRDLARVASSVARPVVWLFILGIGISPNFSQVAGLNYIEYIFPGMVVMTILFTSTISAI, encoded by the coding sequence ATGATTCAGGGATTCGCCGTCAGCGCCATCTGGCTCCGGGAGTTCAAGCGGTACTTCCGGGATCTCGCGCGGGTGGCCTCCTCGGTGGCCCGGCCCGTCGTCTGGCTCTTCATCCTGGGCATCGGCATCTCGCCGAATTTTTCCCAGGTGGCGGGCCTGAACTACATCGAGTACATCTTCCCCGGCATGGTGGTGATGACCATCCTTTTCACCTCGACGATTTCCGCGATT